In Leptospira stimsonii, one DNA window encodes the following:
- a CDS encoding SRPBCC family protein has protein sequence MKEKERLFPAKISEREIVSTRVFEAPRDLVFEAWTNPDHLKLWWGPKDFKNTFFEFDLKPGGNWRFVMHGPDGTDYQNHCVYVEIQKPEKLRFEHVSQHHYVAAIDFEEAGNQTKVSFGMTFDTAEEFEKVKKYVEIGNEQNFDRLETELARMASEPY, from the coding sequence ATGAAGGAAAAAGAAAGACTATTCCCGGCGAAGATTTCCGAAAGAGAAATCGTAAGCACGAGAGTTTTCGAAGCGCCGAGGGATCTAGTTTTCGAGGCTTGGACAAATCCGGATCATCTGAAGCTCTGGTGGGGACCAAAAGATTTTAAAAACACGTTTTTTGAATTCGATCTTAAACCCGGAGGGAATTGGAGATTTGTAATGCACGGACCTGACGGAACCGACTATCAAAATCATTGTGTTTATGTGGAAATCCAAAAGCCGGAAAAACTTAGATTCGAACATGTTTCTCAACATCACTATGTGGCGGCGATTGATTTTGAAGAAGCGGGAAATCAAACGAAGGTTTCTTTCGGAATGACCTTCGACACTGCGGAAGAATTCGAGAAAGTCAAAAAATACGTCGAAATCGGAAACGAACAAAACTTTGACAGACTGGAAACAGAACTTGCAAGAATGGCATCTGAACCATATTAG
- a CDS encoding MFS transporter, whose translation MDINTNLAGRKEWIGLAVISLPCLLYAMDLTVLYLAVPHLTEDLKPSGSQLLWIVDIYGFLVAGFLVTMGTLGDRIGRRKLLMIGAFAFGVASVLAAFSRTAEMLIATRALLGITAATLAPSTLSLIRNMFLDSQERTFAIGIWGMSFSIGGAIGPLIGGLLLEHFWWGSVFLLSVPVMILLLIVGPKLLPEFKDPNAGRLDILSAVLSLVSVLSVIFGLKQVAEHGWSLLAVLTIVLGLLVGALFIRRQKNLKDPMIDLELFRVPAFSAALIANSLTIFVGLGSFLFSAQYLQLVLGLSPMEAGLWTLPSAGGNVVGSMTVPMLVKKIRPVLIVAGGLILTVIGMSLYALVDEQNGLVYIVFGSVILSLGICSVVIIGTDLIVGSAPPEKAGAAASISETGTEFGGVLGIAVLGSIGTAVYKNQMKGIKLDGLTPELADAAHGTLGAAVAVAKELPEQLGYSLLIPAKQAFTDSFQLVSILCAGIAFVLAITVIAFRRSLGREE comes from the coding sequence ATGGACATCAATACAAATTTAGCGGGAAGAAAAGAATGGATCGGGCTCGCCGTGATCTCGCTTCCCTGTTTACTCTACGCAATGGATCTTACCGTACTCTACCTTGCGGTTCCCCATCTTACCGAGGATTTAAAACCTTCGGGATCTCAACTCCTTTGGATCGTCGATATCTACGGTTTTTTGGTCGCCGGGTTTTTGGTCACGATGGGAACTTTAGGAGATAGAATCGGAAGAAGAAAGCTCCTGATGATCGGAGCGTTTGCTTTCGGAGTCGCCTCGGTACTCGCGGCGTTTTCCAGAACCGCGGAAATGTTGATCGCGACTAGAGCGCTACTCGGAATCACTGCCGCAACCTTAGCACCTTCGACCCTATCCTTGATTCGTAATATGTTTTTGGATTCGCAGGAAAGAACTTTTGCCATAGGAATCTGGGGAATGAGTTTTTCCATAGGTGGAGCGATCGGTCCGTTGATCGGAGGATTACTCCTAGAACATTTCTGGTGGGGTTCCGTGTTTCTTCTCAGCGTCCCGGTCATGATTCTTCTTTTGATCGTAGGCCCGAAACTTTTGCCTGAATTTAAGGATCCTAACGCGGGTAGATTGGATATCCTCAGCGCAGTTCTATCCTTAGTTTCCGTCCTTTCCGTGATCTTCGGATTAAAACAAGTCGCGGAACACGGTTGGAGTCTTTTGGCCGTTCTGACAATCGTACTAGGATTGTTAGTTGGAGCACTCTTTATCCGCAGACAAAAGAATCTAAAAGATCCGATGATCGATCTCGAACTTTTCCGGGTTCCCGCTTTTAGCGCCGCACTCATCGCGAATAGCCTAACGATCTTTGTGGGATTGGGAAGTTTCCTCTTCTCGGCGCAGTATCTTCAATTGGTTCTAGGATTATCCCCGATGGAAGCCGGCTTATGGACTTTGCCTTCCGCAGGCGGGAACGTGGTAGGATCGATGACGGTACCGATGCTCGTGAAAAAAATTCGCCCGGTCTTGATCGTCGCTGGCGGTTTAATTCTAACGGTCATCGGAATGTCGCTTTACGCTCTCGTGGACGAACAAAACGGATTGGTATACATTGTCTTCGGATCGGTGATTCTATCATTAGGAATCTGCTCGGTTGTAATTATCGGGACCGATCTCATCGTGGGTTCGGCTCCGCCGGAAAAGGCGGGAGCCGCGGCATCCATTTCCGAAACGGGAACTGAATTCGGAGGAGTTCTCGGAATCGCAGTGTTGGGTAGCATCGGAACGGCCGTCTATAAAAACCAGATGAAAGGAATCAAACTGGACGGACTGACTCCCGAGTTAGCGGATGCCGCGCATGGAACGTTAGGCGCGGCCGTAGCCGTCGCAAAAGAATTGCCTGAACAACTCGGATATTCTCTCCTCATTCCCGCCAAACAAGCGTTCACCGATTCCTTTCAGCTGGTCTCGATTCTTTGTGCTGGAATCGCATTCGTTTTGGCGATAACCGTCATCGCATTTCGCAGGAGCTTAGGAAGAGAAGAATAA